Proteins co-encoded in one Aspergillus flavus chromosome 2, complete sequence genomic window:
- a CDS encoding putative cytochrome P450 phenylacetate 2-hydroxylase → MSLQTIAIAAIAVAYFIIRYLNRTDVPKIKGIPEIPGVPLFGNLLQLGDQHATVAGKWAKKFGPVFQVRMGNKRVVFANSFDSVRQLWIKDQSALISRPTFHTFHSVVSSSQGFTIGTSPWDESCKRRRKAAATALNRPAVQSYMPIIDLEATASIKELLKDSQNGTVDVNPTAYFQRFALNTSLTLNYGFRIEGNVDDELLKEIVDVERGVSNFRSTSNNWQDYIPLLRIIPKMNREAEEFRVRRDKYLTYLLDILKDRIAKGTDTPCITGNILKDPEAKLNEAEVKSICLTMVSAGLDTVPGNLIMGIAYLASEDGQRIQQKAYDEIMKVYPDGDAWEKCLVEEKVPYVSALVKETLRFWTVIPICLPRVNIKEIEFNGAKIPAGTTFFMNAWAADYDEDHFKMPEKFLPERYLEVSEGSGTPHYGYGAGSRMCAGSHLANRELYTAYIRLITAFTMHPAQNPADRPILDAIECNAIPTALTTEPKPFKVGFKPRDAPKLQQWIMESDERTKDL, encoded by the exons ATGTCGTTACAAACAATTGCGATCGCCGCTATCGCGGTGGCATACTTCATCATCCGCTATTTGAACCGCACGGATGTCCCGAAGATCAAAGGCATTCCAGAGATTCCCGGAGTTCCTCTCTTCGGAAATCTATTACAACTAGGTGACCAGCACGCGACGGTCGCGGGAAAATGGGCGAAGAAGTTCGGACCAGTTTTCCAGGTGCGCATGGGGAATAAG CGTGTGGTATTTGCCAACAGTTTCGACTCCGTGCGTCAGCTCTGGATCAAGGACCAATCCGCGCTCATCTCTCGCCCGACTTTCCACACTTTCCATAGCGTGGTTTCCAGCTCGCAGGGATTTACAATTGGTACATCCCCTTGGGATGAATCATGCAAGAGACGGCGCAAGGCAGCTGCAACGGCGCTCAATCGCCCGGCGGTGCAGTCGTATATGCCGATCATTGATTTGGAAGCTACCGCCAGTATTAAGGAATTACTCAAGGATAGCCAAAATGGAACGGTGGATGTGAATCCTACTGCTTATTTCCAGCGCTTTGCGCTTAATACCAGTCTTACGCTGAACTACGGGTTCCGGATCGAGGGAAATGTTGATGATGAGCTGCTCAAGGAAATCGTTGATGTCGAGCGTGGAGTGTCGAACTTCCGCAGTACAAGCAATAACTGGCAGGATTATATTCCCTTGCTCCGGATTATTCCTAAAATGAATCGCGAGGCTGAGGAATTCCGTGTCCGTCGGGATAAGTACTTGACGTATCTGTTGGATATCCTCAAGGACAGAATTGCCAAGGGAACAGACACGCCGTGCATTACTGGAAATATCTTGAAGGATCCGGAAGCGAAGCTTAATGAAG CTGAGGTGAAGTCTATTTGCTTGACGATGGTTTCCGCTGGTCTGGATACTGTTCCAGGTAACTTGATCATGGGTATCGCGTATCTGGCTTCCGAGGACGGTCAACGTATCCAACAGAAGGCCTATGACGAGATCATGAAAGTATATCCGGATGGTGATGCATGGGAAAAGTGCTTGGTCGAGGAGAAGGTTCCATACGTATCGGCTTTGGTCAAGGAAACTCTGCGATTCTGGACTGTCATTCCGATTTGTCTGCCACGGGTAAACATCAAGGAAATAGAGTTCAACGGGGCCAAAATCCCTGCTGGGACTACCTTCTTCATG AACGCCTGGGCTGCCGACTACGACGAGGACCATTTCAAGATGCCCGAAAAGTTCCTCCCTGAGCGGTATCTCGAAGTCTCCGAAGGCTCTGGCACCCCCCACTACGGATATGGAGCCGGCTCACGGATGTGTGCGGGATCCCACCTTGCCAATCGCGAGCTTTACACGGCCTACATCCGACTGATCACTGCTTTCACAATGCATCCGGCACAGAACCCGGCGGATCGCCCCATCCTGGATGCGATCGAGTGCAATGCAATCCCTACGGCTCTGACCACGGAGCCAAAACCATTTAAGGTCGGTTTCAAGCCGCGGGATGCTCCGAAGCTTCAGCAATGGATCATGGAGAGCGATGAGCGGACGAAGGATCTGTAG
- a CDS encoding putative C6 transcription factor, translating to MTRNHTTPVRGKDGNTSQRHVTSASGGKSNVMERHHVKDAEDSGLDVCTRKDSDKKLAGMNSKSRFVGWREVMLTETSGLDQLCEQMKAMQEQITALTAAVHTLTQGAAVPTSLSRPDQTCFSISSQRPFRRVSSAKELTFQGPTTSAFSFDLAKSSLQRRGIVERNDAGEDGDLTQEPSPMPSPSPTQVLHTRQGDPLWTIGKDEALRLCRVYEEEMGIMYPVLDLQELLNQVEILYGQVETEGWSEASVQHNGHMKVDDYDVHILRLVLACAITAEASGNSDLAMRLFEDVQKVADNCVWGPPDIRGIMFLTLVSIFYFQMDEEALAWRTIGIVERMCLEKGLHRRETLQQPAILAEGKERILRLFWSIYVLDMRWSFGTGMPFALEDTDIDPWLPEPEEKTPYLRVMIRYSRIAAKVWKFISAFNNTNEIKKDEMNYLDWQVLRWAAAIPDSLRLDQPFDQAQQDPRSIRRLRSLLYLRANQLRMLIYRPVLHSAAHIMRYPAESQIVVDLAKDTIQFITKLNETSDIYRLQQVTFNWFLVSALAVIFLAVSQTPAQFSAHSKVEFYMALELVKGFSPRSYVSRRLWRSIKGLRKLGPQLGLQTHHQPEETVRHVLEPAAGTAAVDSMEQVPAPSTQSHTTPDGAQMTRELMEWFEAVGNIEDQIMSVGTGVQTYEEPWQYGARMGNGYTFDFGGELSSLMKDCF from the exons ATGACACGGAATCACACGACCCCCGTCCGCGGAAAAGACGGAAATACATCGCAAAGGCATG TAACGAGTGCAAGCGGCGGAAAATCAAATGTAATGGAGAGACACCATGTCAAAGATGCGGAAGACAGCGGATTGGATGTGTGTACGCGGAAGGACAGCGACAAGAAATTAGCGGGAATGAACAGTAAGAGCCGGTTCGTGGGGTGGAGAGAAGTGATGCTGACGGAAACTAGCGGGTTGGATCAATTGTGCGAGCAGATGAAAGCCATGCAGGAGCAGATCACTGCTTTGACGGCTGCCGTTCATACTCTGACTCAAGGTGCTGCTGTTCCGACGTCATTATCGCGACCGGACCAGACCTGCTTTTCTATTTCCTCACAGAGACCGTTTCGGCGTGTTTCATCGGCGAAGGAGTTGACTTTTCAGGGTCCCACGACCTCTGCGTTTAGTTTTGATCTTGCGAAATCGAGTCTTCAGCGGCGTGGGATTGTCGAGCGCAATGATGCTGGTGAGGATGGGGATTTGACCCAGGAGCCGTCGCCTATGCCATCGCCCTCACCCACTCAGGTGTTGCATACACGACAGGGTGATCCGCTGTGGACTattggaaaggatgaagcTCTTCGATTGTGTAGGGTgtatgaggaggagatggggATCATGTACCCTGTGTTGGACTTGCAGGAGCTCCTCAACCAGGTCGAGATCCTATATGGTCAAGTGGAAACAGAAGGCTGGTCGGAGGCTTCTGTACAGCATAATGGTCATATGAAGGTGGATGATTACGACGTCCATATTCTCAGGTTGGTTCTTGCGTGTGCAATTACGGCTGAGGCAAGCGGAAACAGCGATTTGGCTATGAGGCTGTTTGAAGATGTACAGAAGGTAGCAGATAACTGCGTATGGGGGCCTCCGGACATTAGAGGTATCATGTTCCTGACGTTGGTG TCGATTTTCTATTTTCaaatggatgaagaagcgcTTGCGTGGAGGACGATCGGCATTGTGGAACGTATGTGTCTGGAGAAAGGTCTTCACCGACGGGAAACATTGCAACAACCGGCTATTTTGGCTGAAGGGAAGGAGCGTATTTTACGATTATTTTGGTCCATATATGTGCTGGATATGCGCTGGAGTTTCGGGACAGGCATGCCCTTTGCCTTGGAAGACACAGATATTGACCCGTGGCTTCCAGAGCCCGAGGAAAAGACCCCCTACTTGCGGGTGATGATCCGGTATAGTCGCATTGCGGCGAAGGTGTGGAAGTTCATATCAGCTTTCAACAACACGAacgagatcaagaaggacGAAATGAACTATTTAGACTGGCAGGTCCTACGGTGGGCTGCTGCAATACCTGATTCCTTGCGTCTTGATCAGCCATTTGATCAGGCGCAACAGGATCCACGGAGTATCCGCCGGCTACGATCTTTACTTTACCTACGCGCCAATCAGCTGCGGATGCTAATCTATCGGCCAGTATTACATTCAGCGGCTCATATAATGCGTTATCCAGCAGAATCGCAAATAGTCGTTGACCTTGCCAAAGACACCATCCAGTTCATCACGAAACTCAACGAAACATCAGACATATATCGTCTTCAGCAGGTTACATTCAACTGGTTTCTCGTGTCAGCCCTTGCCGTTATATTTCTCGCCGTATCGCAGACACCCGCCCAATTCAGCGCTCACTCTAAAGTGGAGTTCTACATGGCCCTGGAGTTAGTCAAAGGCTTCTCGCCGCGATCATATGTATCCCGACGACTGTGGAGGTCAATCAAGGGGCTTCGAAAGCTGGGACCTCAACTTGGGCTGCAAACCCACCACCAGCCCGAAGAGACAGTTCGGCACGTGCTCGAGCCAGCCGCTGGTACTGCAGCAGTAGACTCAATGGAGCAGGTACCGGCACCCAGTACGCAGAGCCATACGACACCAGACGGAGCTCAGATGACACGGGAGCTGATGGAATGGTTCGAAGCAGTGGGTAATATTGAAGACCAGATCATGTCAGTGGGGACAGGTGTGCAGACATATGAGGAGCCATGGCAGTATGGGGCTCGCATGGGGAATGGCTACACGTTTGACTTTGGAGGCGAGTTGTCGAGCCTGATGAAGGATTGCTTCTGA
- a CDS encoding DUF1445 domain protein produces MDPTQGQTAHQVRLLGRQNHITNTSGLAPGYLQANLLILPSKHAEDFHNLCLRNPVSCPLLGLTQKGNPHIIYPSSCIKDKDFDLRTDCPKYRVYKNGKYLESRTDLVNLWTDDYVGFLIGCSFSFEDALSDAGLKPRHQDTGTIVAMYKTRIPLLASGIFKNGTCIVSMRPYRVEDVERVREITRPFLATHGEPVDWGWDALERLGISDIEKPDFGERQIFEEGEIPVFWACGVTPQMAVESAGDRIEGLVFAHEPAHMLVTDFTVKDLKTLGKPLYN; encoded by the exons ATGGACCCCACGCAAGGTCAAACAGCCCACCAAGTCCGCCTTCTCGGCCGCCAAAACCACATAACCAACACCTCGGGCCTAGCTCCAGGGTATCTACAAGCcaaccttctcatccttccctCCAAGCATGCCGAGGATTTCCACAATCTGTGTCTCCGCAACCCAGTCTCCTGTCCCTTACTTGGACTCACCCAGAAGGGCAATCCCCACATCATCTACCCGTCATCGTGTATCAAAGACAAGGACTTCGACCTTCGCACGGACTGTCCCAAATACCGCGTTTATAAAAATGGCAAATATCTTGAAAGCCGTACCGATCTCGTGAACCTTTGGACAGACGACTACGTCGGCTTTCTAATCGGATGCTCGTTTTCCTTTGAAGATGCCCTGTCTGACGCGGGCCTGAAACCAAGACACCAAGACACGGGAACGATTGTTGCCATGTACAAAACACGCATTCCATTGTTGGCTTCGGGGATCTTTAAGAACGGAACTTGCATTGTCTCGATGAGACCCTATCGCGTGGAAGATGTAGAGAGAGTTCGGGAGATCACAAGACCGTTCCTGGCCACGCATGGGGAGCCTGTTGACTGGGGATGGGATGCGCTCGAGCGGTTGGGAATCAGTGATATTGAGAAGCCGGACTTCGGAGAGAGGCAGATTTTTGAGGAAGGGGAAATTCCAGTCTTCTGG GCGTGTGGTGTCACACCTCAGATGGCAGTAGAGTCGGCAGGAGACCGAATCGAAGGACTTGTGTTCGCGCATGAGCCGGCCCATATGTTGGTTACGGACTTTACCGTCAAAGACTTGAAGACATTGGGAAAGCCCCTTTATAATTGA